In a genomic window of Nodosilinea sp. E11:
- a CDS encoding DUF6464 family protein, which yields MLIIFLIFVVGLTPAIISAWMSVRADQNEKCNEPSMLPTGLGQSMFKLLDGNGDMHYVDGMGYMIGDITCDLNARSPYLRCAMNPMGPCDGCSAYAPKVFDRQV from the coding sequence ATGCTCATTATCTTTTTGATTTTCGTTGTCGGGCTTACTCCAGCCATCATTTCGGCGTGGATGAGTGTTCGGGCTGACCAAAACGAAAAATGCAATGAGCCCTCCATGCTGCCAACGGGGCTGGGGCAGAGCATGTTCAAGCTGCTAGATGGCAATGGTGACATGCACTATGTTGATGGCATGGGCTACATGATTGGCGACATTACCTGCGATCTAAATGCGCGATCGCCCTATTTGCGCTGTGCGATGAATCCCATGGGTCCTTGCGATGGATGTAGCGCCTATGCTCCCAAAGTATTTGACCGACAGGTTTAG
- a CDS encoding DUF3122 domain-containing protein produces the protein MHHLWRGLRLLLLAIVLACLLMLALAQPALASVHTYHERPGQTTYRSRQSLRDQTDLAWQATVFKRYTDGGFQGLYLRLVGFPGQATIDPKADLAIATGTTAQWQVHPQLDEQTQALPDNVAQYNITSVLADLRGPIPLTLRVPLQGGSTARLVAAPYVVEEWLQVYTMAEHQRPGDI, from the coding sequence ATGCACCACCTCTGGCGCGGTCTTCGGCTTCTACTTTTAGCGATCGTTTTGGCCTGCCTGTTGATGTTGGCCTTGGCTCAGCCAGCCCTGGCGTCTGTACACACCTATCACGAACGGCCAGGGCAAACGACCTATCGCTCTCGCCAGAGCCTGCGCGATCAGACTGATTTGGCTTGGCAGGCTACCGTATTTAAGCGCTACACCGATGGCGGTTTTCAGGGCCTCTATCTGCGGTTGGTGGGGTTTCCGGGGCAGGCGACCATCGACCCTAAGGCCGATCTGGCGATCGCAACCGGTACCACGGCCCAGTGGCAAGTTCATCCCCAACTAGATGAGCAAACCCAAGCGCTGCCAGACAACGTTGCTCAGTACAACATCACTTCTGTGTTAGCCGATCTTCGGGGGCCAATTCCGCTGACGCTGCGGGTTCCCCTACAAGGCGGCAGCACGGCTCGGCTAGTGGCGGCCCCTTACGTGGTCGAGGAATGGCTACAGGTTTATACTATGGCCGAACATCAGCGCCCAGGAGACATCTAA
- a CDS encoding tetratricopeptide repeat protein — protein MKLRYVSLLLGLGLVIGTVPMRVYAQTSPVEPAVLETEGIESEIIELPDAVADPEVPASEAATPGLSPTAAYNLGVERYNSGNYTAALEAFDLAIEADPGFANAYLYRGLIYADQADYSRALADLNRAISLDPSSANALFARGSVYYRQGDTEQAQADFNAALEVNPDSVGAYLYRGLIDTQQGRHELAIEDFSTAIELNPNNPSAYVLRGFSLERVNNYSDAIADFSRAIELNGDLPRAYMGRGVAYYHLGLFDAALSDLNEAVRRDPTLSRAYLNRSHVYFRQGRPNRALQDLTRAIELSPNLVEAYMSRGTIRANQGDLRGAEQDFARVLQINPDSAVAYKLKGDARLQAGDPLAAINDYSEAVFIDPNYAEAFQARGDARMAMGDIFGAIDDYSQALTIRPSYLEAFSARGAAYLQANQAQNAYQDLTRAIQSAPNTRNPQLFYNRGVVRARLGDDAGARRDFEQAAQLYLQQGEAAGYRQTLNQMSQL, from the coding sequence ATGAAATTGCGCTATGTAAGTCTGCTATTGGGGCTAGGGCTGGTGATCGGTACGGTCCCTATGAGGGTTTATGCTCAAACATCTCCAGTTGAGCCCGCTGTCTTAGAGACTGAAGGCATTGAGTCTGAGATCATCGAGCTGCCCGATGCTGTGGCTGACCCCGAAGTTCCCGCTAGTGAAGCGGCTACACCGGGTCTGTCGCCCACTGCGGCCTACAATCTGGGCGTAGAGCGCTACAACAGTGGTAATTACACCGCCGCCCTTGAAGCCTTTGACTTGGCGATCGAAGCAGACCCCGGCTTTGCCAATGCCTATCTCTATCGAGGTTTAATCTACGCCGACCAGGCCGACTACAGCCGGGCCTTAGCCGATCTAAATCGAGCCATTAGCCTTGACCCCAGTAGCGCCAACGCCCTGTTTGCCCGAGGCAGTGTCTACTATCGCCAGGGCGATACAGAGCAAGCCCAAGCAGATTTCAATGCGGCGTTAGAGGTCAACCCTGACTCGGTTGGGGCCTATCTCTATCGTGGGTTAATCGACACCCAGCAGGGTCGCCATGAGCTTGCGATCGAAGACTTTTCGACGGCTATTGAGCTGAACCCCAACAACCCTTCGGCCTATGTGCTGCGTGGTTTCTCCCTGGAGCGGGTGAATAACTACAGCGATGCCATCGCTGACTTTAGCCGTGCCATTGAGCTAAATGGCGATCTGCCCAGGGCCTATATGGGCAGAGGCGTGGCTTACTATCACCTGGGTCTGTTTGATGCTGCCCTCAGCGACCTCAATGAGGCTGTTCGCCGTGACCCTACGTTGTCTAGAGCTTATCTCAATCGTAGCCACGTTTACTTTCGGCAGGGCAGACCCAATCGTGCGCTGCAAGACCTTACCCGCGCCATTGAACTCAGCCCTAATCTGGTTGAAGCGTACATGAGTCGGGGCACCATTCGTGCCAACCAGGGTGATTTGCGCGGGGCCGAGCAAGACTTTGCCCGAGTGCTACAGATTAACCCTGACTCGGCGGTGGCTTATAAGCTCAAAGGCGATGCTCGACTGCAAGCTGGTGACCCCCTAGCGGCTATCAATGACTACAGCGAAGCCGTATTTATCGATCCTAACTACGCTGAAGCCTTCCAGGCAAGAGGCGATGCCCGGATGGCGATGGGTGATATCTTTGGAGCGATCGATGACTATAGCCAGGCTTTGACCATACGCCCGAGCTACCTAGAAGCTTTCTCGGCCAGGGGGGCCGCTTACCTGCAAGCTAACCAGGCGCAAAATGCCTATCAAGACCTGACGCGGGCGATTCAAAGTGCCCCTAACACCCGTAACCCTCAGTTGTTCTACAATCGAGGCGTTGTGCGTGCCCGCCTAGGCGACGATGCTGGTGCCCGTCGTGATTTTGAGCAAGCTGCTCAGCTTTATTTGCAGCAGGGCGAAGCGGCAGGCTATCGGCAGACGCTGAATCAGATGAGTCAGCTCTAA